The Campylobacter sp. CNRCH_2014_0184h genome has a window encoding:
- a CDS encoding TIGR02757 family protein, with protein sequence MQIKALLDEAILSKNTQKELFSYPDPLQIASVYKDETIALLCALFAYGNAKNIVNFLKKLDFSLFEKNDEIIKKECKDLKYRFQNSQDIAQIFITLKRLKNEDSIENIFTKTYQKEQNITHAIKAFIETIYKLNPYKSYGYEFFFSKEFKAPKGPLKRYNMYLRWMVRKDELDLGLFKNIDKKDLLIPLDTHTHKVSLKLKLLKRKIYDFKSVLELTQSLKKFDPQDPIKYDFALYRIGQNKESLWSLN encoded by the coding sequence ATGCAAATTAAAGCTCTTTTAGATGAGGCTATTTTAAGCAAAAATACTCAAAAAGAGCTTTTCTCTTATCCTGATCCTTTACAAATTGCAAGTGTTTATAAAGATGAAACCATAGCTTTGCTTTGCGCTTTATTTGCTTATGGAAATGCTAAAAATATTGTAAATTTTTTAAAAAAACTTGATTTTTCTTTGTTTGAAAAAAATGATGAGATTATTAAAAAAGAATGCAAAGATCTAAAATACCGCTTTCAAAACTCTCAAGACATAGCTCAAATTTTTATCACACTTAAACGCTTAAAAAATGAAGATAGTATAGAAAATATTTTCACTAAAACTTATCAAAAAGAGCAAAACATCACACATGCAATAAAAGCTTTTATAGAAACAATTTATAAGCTTAATCCTTATAAAAGCTATGGCTATGAGTTTTTCTTTTCAAAAGAATTTAAAGCTCCAAAAGGTCCTTTAAAAAGATACAATATGTATCTTAGGTGGATGGTAAGAAAAGATGAGCTTGATTTGGGTTTGTTTAAAAATATCGATAAAAAAGATTTACTTATACCCTTAGATACCCATACTCATAAAGTTTCATTAAAACTTAAGCTTTTAAAGCGTAAGATTTATGATTTTAAAAGTGTTTTAGAGCTTACTCAAAGTCTTAAAAAATTTGATCCACAAGATCCTATAAAATATGATTTTGCTCTATATAGAATCGGACAAAACAAGGAAAGCTTATGGAGCTTGAATTAA
- the mshL gene encoding pilus (MSHA type) biogenesis protein MshL, translating into MKKIIFLFISILTFTNVFASQCHQRFFDISVENKTSLIEILNELGRECGFSIIIKDSLAREKLNHTQNYLHIRKMSLREIFKLLLMENNLAYEYEKNILKIYGRQVKTFKVHYISSIREGQSITKASVDSRPKQGDYDSTKEADNLVISTDKFDFWEKISEEIQALLDENTTKPIINTNAGIITLNATLYELTRVEKYLKDLNKRLKKQVLIDVSIVAVHLNKSHSSGINWQELAFKLNGDDNDFIINKGGVKNINLKANVETKVILNLLQENGKTTVLSNPKLMALNNQQAIISIGDTINYQVKESSKGTENGTTISETYNNYSIFVGILLNILPEISDDHKIMLRINPSLSDFKYSVDNHRQNKPRNIAPDTIQKKLSTVVEVDDGQTLILGGLISKNTISNHNEVSALSKIPLFGALFQGKQNLEDISEIVFIIKPSLIRADKKVLSLKELGFEHEDDMF; encoded by the coding sequence ATGAAAAAAATAATATTTTTATTTATTAGCATCTTAACTTTTACAAACGTTTTTGCTTCACAGTGTCATCAACGCTTTTTTGATATAAGTGTAGAAAATAAAACTTCTTTGATTGAAATTTTAAATGAACTTGGTAGAGAATGTGGTTTTAGTATTATAATAAAAGATTCATTAGCCAGAGAAAAGTTAAATCATACTCAAAATTATTTACACATAAGAAAAATGTCTTTAAGAGAAATTTTTAAACTTTTATTGATGGAAAATAATCTTGCTTATGAATATGAAAAAAATATTTTAAAAATTTATGGAAGACAAGTTAAAACTTTTAAAGTGCATTATATAAGCTCTATTAGAGAAGGGCAAAGCATTACTAAAGCTTCAGTGGATTCAAGACCTAAACAAGGCGATTATGATAGTACTAAAGAAGCAGATAATTTGGTCATTAGCACGGATAAATTTGATTTTTGGGAAAAAATTTCAGAAGAAATACAAGCTTTATTAGATGAAAATACAACTAAGCCTATTATTAATACTAATGCAGGGATTATCACTTTAAATGCTACTTTGTATGAGCTTACAAGGGTTGAAAAATATTTAAAAGATTTAAATAAAAGACTTAAAAAACAAGTTTTAATTGATGTAAGTATAGTTGCAGTACATTTAAATAAAAGTCATTCAAGCGGGATTAATTGGCAAGAGCTTGCTTTTAAACTTAATGGAGATGATAATGATTTTATAATCAATAAAGGCGGTGTTAAAAATATTAATCTTAAAGCTAATGTTGAAACTAAGGTTATTTTAAATTTATTACAAGAAAATGGCAAAACTACTGTACTTTCTAACCCAAAACTTATGGCACTTAATAATCAGCAAGCTATTATTTCCATAGGTGATACGATTAATTATCAAGTAAAAGAAAGCTCTAAGGGTACTGAAAATGGTACAACTATTAGTGAAACTTATAATAATTATTCTATTTTTGTAGGAATTTTGCTAAATATTTTGCCAGAAATTTCAGATGATCATAAAATCATGCTTAGGATTAATCCTAGTTTGAGTGATTTTAAATATAGTGTTGATAATCATAGACAAAATAAACCAAGAAATATAGCACCAGATACTATACAAAAAAAGCTTTCTACTGTAGTTGAAGTTGATGATGGACAAACTTTAATTTTGGGTGGATTGATTAGTAAAAATACGATTAGTAACCATAATGAAGTAAGTGCTTTATCTAAAATACCACTTTTTGGTGCTTTATTTCAAGGAAAGCAAAATTTAGAAGATATTAGTGAAATAGTTTTTATCATCAAGCCAAGTTTAATAAGAGCTGATAAAAAAGTATTAAGTTTGAAAGAATTAGGTTTTGAACATGAAGATGATATGTTTTAA
- a CDS encoding GspE/PulE family protein, which yields MNDAKTIKALNELSLQELALEYKLEILDLNQTLKIEKYLHVLPFSLIEQYNIFCFYEDDENIHIASLKPLDESILEKIQNLYRLKVIKIFLCDFTQFKFLLERIKFLICFQNYLDKLELNLKSDENKDEFLLEQFLNLILTYACFLRASDIHLEPLENEVLIRFRIDGELKYIHSLDVDSYQALLMHIKIIALLNVAEQRQAQDGSFSKIILEQKYDFRISIMPLLFGQSIVFRILKQDEHVLKLDRLFIKEENLIYLKKYMNALYGLILFCGPTGSGKSTFMHAILNELDQNKKIITLEDPIEYKLKHAQQILLNSKTGFDFHKALRAVLRQDPDVIMVGEIRDEESLDIVLKASLSGHLVLSTLHTNGAIEAIFRMKHMGAKEYLIAYALNLIIAQRLVRKLCECKVANDEKFHFQNQVFEGKFYKAKGCAKCMYSGYKGRLMVAEFLFLDHNLKSMIENNANYENILTYALKKGFLTLGMDVLEKVKLGLTSVDELRKIGF from the coding sequence TTGAATGATGCAAAAACAATAAAAGCTTTAAATGAACTTTCTTTGCAAGAATTGGCTTTAGAGTATAAATTGGAAATTTTAGACTTAAATCAAACTCTTAAAATAGAAAAATATCTCCATGTTCTGCCTTTTTCTTTAATAGAACAATATAATATTTTTTGTTTTTATGAAGATGATGAAAATATTCATATAGCTTCTTTAAAACCTTTAGATGAGAGTATTTTAGAAAAAATACAAAATTTATACCGCTTAAAGGTTATTAAAATTTTTCTTTGTGATTTTACACAATTTAAATTCTTACTAGAAAGGATTAAATTTTTAATTTGCTTTCAAAACTATCTTGATAAATTAGAGCTTAATTTAAAAAGTGATGAAAATAAAGATGAGTTTTTATTAGAGCAGTTTTTGAATTTAATTTTAACTTATGCTTGTTTTTTAAGAGCAAGTGATATTCACTTGGAGCCTTTAGAAAATGAAGTTTTGATAAGATTTAGAATAGATGGAGAATTAAAATATATCCATAGTCTTGATGTGGATTCTTATCAGGCTTTATTAATGCATATAAAAATCATTGCCTTGCTTAATGTAGCCGAACAAAGACAAGCTCAAGATGGGAGTTTTTCTAAGATAATCTTAGAGCAAAAGTATGACTTTAGAATTTCAATTATGCCTTTGTTATTTGGACAAAGTATAGTGTTTAGAATTTTAAAACAAGATGAGCATGTTTTAAAACTCGATAGACTTTTTATTAAAGAAGAAAATTTAATCTATTTGAAAAAATACATGAACGCACTTTATGGTTTGATTTTATTTTGCGGGCCAACAGGGAGCGGTAAAAGCACTTTTATGCATGCTATTTTAAACGAGCTTGATCAAAATAAAAAAATCATTACTCTAGAAGATCCTATAGAATATAAACTTAAACATGCTCAGCAAATTTTGTTGAATTCTAAAACTGGTTTTGATTTTCACAAAGCTTTAAGAGCGGTTTTAAGGCAAGATCCTGATGTGATTATGGTGGGTGAAATCAGAGATGAGGAGAGTTTGGATATAGTTTTAAAAGCTTCTTTAAGTGGACATTTAGTTTTAAGCACCTTGCATACTAATGGTGCTATAGAAGCTATTTTTAGAATGAAACACATGGGTGCAAAAGAGTATTTAATAGCCTATGCACTTAATTTGATCATAGCCCAACGCTTGGTAAGAAAATTATGTGAATGTAAAGTAGCTAACGATGAAAAATTTCATTTTCAAAATCAAGTTTTTGAAGGAAAATTTTATAAAGCAAAGGGTTGTGCTAAGTGTATGTATAGTGGATATAAAGGGCGTTTAATGGTGGCTGAGTTTTTATTTTTAGACCATAATTTAAAAAGTATGATAGAAAATAATGCAAATTATGAAAATATTTTAACATATGCTTTAAAAAAAGGCTTTTTAACTTTAGGTATGGATGTTTTGGAAAAAGTTAAGCTTGGTTTAACAAGTGTAGATGAGCTAAGAAAGATTGGTTTTTGA
- a CDS encoding type II secretion system F family protein, producing MKKFIISYILKQEQKQCVIKAKNLYEARNIAQKSFENIISVEEYFGTTKHKIKEEELIFILKDLSMVLKAGLSLQEAILEFTRSNHDMHIATIFSVIYNKLKNGSSYNEAFRGVLNSRECAVLKICDGKEDLYRAFEIIVNLKEKNLHSFKQFKKSITYPLFVFTCIILAFFVLMILVLPEFKTLFLQLELDLPKITQILFALGDFFKHFYVFILLGMGIFIMLAYFFRKSLFFHKILFYSPIFGKIIFYQDKFCFFLIFSYLLKAGVDIKRAFELACEGIENQFFKNKMFIIKTSFESGLDLDQAFFKIKLFESFAIRMLNLALKSSKLDESTYELALFYEHKKENYTQRLLSVLEPLMTIFMASLILVLALGVFLPMWQISQGI from the coding sequence TTGAAAAAATTTATTATTTCTTATATCTTAAAACAAGAGCAAAAGCAATGTGTAATTAAAGCTAAAAATCTATATGAAGCTAGAAATATTGCACAAAAATCATTTGAAAATATTATTAGTGTTGAAGAATACTTTGGGACAACAAAACATAAAATTAAAGAAGAAGAGCTTATTTTTATCCTTAAAGATTTAAGTATGGTTTTAAAAGCAGGATTAAGCTTACAAGAAGCTATTTTAGAATTTACAAGATCAAATCATGATATGCATATAGCTACAATATTTAGTGTGATTTATAATAAACTCAAAAATGGAAGCTCTTATAATGAAGCTTTTAGAGGTGTTTTAAATTCTAGAGAATGTGCTGTTTTAAAAATTTGTGACGGTAAGGAGGATTTATATAGGGCTTTTGAGATTATCGTTAATCTAAAAGAGAAAAACCTTCATAGTTTTAAGCAGTTTAAAAAGTCTATAACTTATCCACTTTTTGTTTTTACATGTATTATTTTAGCTTTTTTTGTACTGATGATTTTGGTTTTGCCTGAATTTAAAACTTTATTTTTGCAACTTGAACTAGATTTGCCAAAAATCACTCAAATTCTTTTTGCTTTAGGAGATTTTTTTAAACATTTTTATGTATTTATTTTATTAGGTATGGGAATTTTTATAATGCTTGCTTATTTTTTTAGAAAGTCTTTGTTTTTTCATAAAATTCTTTTTTATTCTCCCATTTTTGGAAAGATAATATTTTATCAAGATAAATTTTGTTTTTTCTTGATTTTTTCTTATTTATTGAAAGCAGGGGTGGATATAAAAAGAGCTTTTGAGCTTGCTTGTGAAGGTATAGAAAATCAATTTTTTAAAAACAAAATGTTTATTATAAAGACCTCATTTGAATCAGGACTTGATTTAGATCAAGCTTTTTTCAAAATAAAGCTTTTTGAATCTTTTGCGATAAGAATGTTAAATTTAGCTTTAAAAAGTTCTAAACTAGATGAGAGTACTTATGAGCTTGCTTTATTTTATGAACATAAAAAAGAAAATTACACTCAAAGACTTTTAAGTGTTTTAGAGCCTTTGATGACAATTTTTATGGCGAGTTTGATTTTAGTTTTAGCCTTGGGTGTATTTTTACCTATGTGGCAAATTAGTCAAGGAATTTAA
- a CDS encoding HAD family hydrolase, protein MLKKTILFDLDGTLIDSTSAILDGFDAAFKAFGEPLRDHEAIKALIGFPLDVAFEKLGVPKEKTSEYINAYRSVYQKIYIEQTSLLSLAKESVYEASLFADLAVVTTKSSKFSKPLLDHLGIGKYFKVIIGRDDVTHPKPNAEPILLALEKLSKGKENAFMIGDTHLDIQAACNAGVKPIAVSSGYESKESLAKFKIPLFKNTYGAIEYIKNIR, encoded by the coding sequence TTGTTAAAAAAGACAATTTTGTTTGACTTAGATGGCACTTTGATAGACTCTACAAGTGCCATTTTAGATGGATTTGATGCTGCTTTTAAAGCTTTTGGCGAGCCTTTAAGAGATCATGAGGCCATTAAAGCTTTAATAGGCTTTCCTTTAGATGTAGCTTTTGAAAAACTTGGAGTGCCAAAAGAAAAAACAAGTGAGTATATTAATGCTTATAGAAGCGTATATCAAAAAATCTATATAGAGCAAACTTCTTTGCTCTCTTTGGCAAAAGAAAGTGTATATGAGGCTAGTTTGTTTGCTGATTTAGCTGTTGTAACGACTAAAAGTTCTAAATTTTCCAAACCTTTGCTAGATCATTTAGGGATAGGAAAATACTTTAAAGTCATTATAGGTAGAGATGATGTAACTCACCCAAAGCCAAATGCTGAGCCTATTTTATTAGCTTTAGAAAAATTATCTAAAGGTAAAGAAAATGCATTTATGATCGGAGATACTCATTTAGATATCCAAGCAGCTTGTAATGCTGGTGTTAAACCCATAGCAGTGAGTAGTGGTTATGAAAGCAAGGAAAGTTTAGCTAAATTTAAAATTCCACTTTTTAAAAATACTTATGGGGCAATAGAGTATATAAAAAATATCCGATAA
- a CDS encoding OmpA family protein, with the protein MKKIIGLVSLVSALFAFDTSKIEITPTFNYTTPEGNLDLKNYGGVGLRFGYHYDGLWLDQAELGLEYYDNAKYNNPNDNTHTDTSVSRFYVNAIKGIDLANHVYLYGLLGTGYEYLSHGAYENKSGMFAQYGAGFKFALGEDLALRLEARDQIKFNNGEHNLISSVGLSFYFGNKAPKTPQTATKQIEEKPQSKQIDKSCPEPRKGALLDHIGCEKTIALEGHFGFDQITINPEFAQKIQEVGKVLEENPQYYTILEGHTDSTGTKAYNQKLSLERAKAVAKELEKSGVAKEKIATKGYGFEKPKVSNDTKEGRAQNRRVEAKFFIKE; encoded by the coding sequence ATGAAAAAAATTATAGGATTGGTTAGTTTAGTTAGTGCTTTGTTTGCTTTTGATACTAGCAAAATAGAAATCACTCCAACCTTTAACTACACAACTCCAGAAGGAAATTTAGATCTTAAAAATTATGGTGGAGTGGGATTGAGATTTGGTTATCATTATGATGGTTTATGGCTAGATCAGGCTGAACTTGGCTTAGAGTATTATGACAATGCAAAATATAACAATCCAAACGATAATACACATACAGATACTAGTGTTTCAAGATTTTATGTAAATGCTATTAAAGGAATTGATCTGGCTAATCATGTATATTTATATGGTTTGTTGGGAACAGGTTATGAATATTTGAGTCATGGAGCTTATGAAAATAAAAGTGGTATGTTTGCTCAATATGGTGCAGGTTTTAAATTTGCACTTGGCGAAGACTTAGCTTTAAGACTTGAAGCAAGAGATCAAATTAAATTCAATAATGGTGAACATAATTTGATTTCTAGTGTTGGCTTGAGTTTTTATTTTGGTAATAAAGCTCCAAAAACTCCTCAAACTGCAACTAAACAAATCGAAGAAAAACCGCAATCAAAACAAATTGATAAATCATGTCCAGAACCAAGAAAAGGTGCTTTGCTTGATCATATAGGTTGTGAAAAGACAATAGCACTTGAAGGACATTTTGGTTTTGATCAAATCACTATAAACCCTGAGTTTGCACAAAAAATCCAAGAAGTAGGTAAGGTTTTAGAAGAAAACCCACAATATTATACTATTTTAGAAGGTCACACAGATAGTACAGGAACTAAAGCTTATAATCAAAAATTATCATTAGAGCGTGCAAAGGCAGTTGCGAAAGAACTTGAAAAATCAGGTGTTGCTAAAGAAAAAATTGCAACTAAAGGCTATGGTTTTGAAAAGCCAAAAGTAAGCAATGATACTAAAGAAGGCCGTGCGCAAAATAGACGCGTGGAAGCAAAATTTTTCATTAAAGAGTGA
- a CDS encoding TSUP family transporter yields the protein MELELTYYVILFFVAAFAGCVDAIVGGGGLITIPALFACGIPPHLALATNKLQSTFGSLTAVLSYRKHMNIEKIALGILFTAIGAVVGTYAVLLIDQNAVKIIVLICLALVFLYTIFKPNLGNVHNEAKMSATSFQVTFGLLLGFYDGFLGPGTGSFWIFACVIFLGFSMKNASINTKILNFTSNVVALGVFLYSYEVLWKVGILMGIGQVLGAFVGSKLVLKTQGTFIKKLFLTMVALTIAKVAYDYLI from the coding sequence ATGGAGCTTGAATTAACTTATTATGTGATTTTATTTTTTGTTGCTGCTTTTGCAGGCTGTGTTGATGCGATTGTAGGTGGTGGTGGACTTATTACTATACCTGCTTTATTTGCTTGCGGGATCCCTCCTCATTTAGCCCTAGCTACCAATAAACTTCAAAGCACTTTTGGCTCACTTACTGCGGTTTTATCTTATAGAAAACATATGAATATAGAAAAAATTGCCTTAGGTATTTTATTTACCGCAATTGGAGCTGTTGTTGGTACTTATGCAGTTTTACTAATAGATCAAAACGCTGTTAAAATCATTGTGCTAATATGCCTAGCTTTAGTTTTTCTTTATACTATTTTTAAGCCTAATTTAGGAAATGTTCATAATGAAGCAAAAATGAGTGCCACAAGCTTTCAAGTCACTTTTGGTTTATTGCTTGGCTTTTATGATGGCTTTTTAGGGCCTGGAACTGGGTCTTTTTGGATTTTTGCTTGTGTAATATTTCTTGGTTTTAGTATGAAAAATGCAAGCATTAATACTAAAATCTTAAATTTCACTAGCAATGTAGTGGCTTTAGGGGTGTTTTTATACTCTTATGAAGTACTTTGGAAAGTTGGTATTTTAATGGGTATAGGCCAAGTCTTAGGTGCCTTTGTAGGCTCAAAACTAGTCTTAAAAACACAAGGAACTTTTATCAAAAAACTCTTTTTAACTATGGTTGCTTTAACTATAGCTAAGGTTGCTTATGATTATCTTATTTAA
- the nifJ gene encoding pyruvate:ferredoxin (flavodoxin) oxidoreductase encodes MSKIMKTMDGNEAAAYAAYAFTEVAGIYPITPSSPMADYTDIWASQGKKNLFGVPVKVVEMQSEAGAAGTVHGSLQAGALTTTYTASQGLLLKIPNMYKIAGQLLPGVIHVAARALASQALSIFGDHQDVYAARQTGFAMLCSHSVQESMDLAGVAHLAAIKGRVPFMHFFDGFRTSHEIQKIEVMDYAHFDRLLDREALLEFRNSCLNPENPKTRGTAQNDDIYFQTRELANKYYEAIPDIVNEYMQEISKITGREYKPFVFYGDKNATRIVVAMGSVTEALKEVVDHLNSKGEKVGVLKVHLYRPFSLKYLFDVMPQSVEKIAVLDRTKEPGSLGEPLYLDLKSAYYGKEKAPLIVGGRYGLSSKDVDPAQLLAVFENLNQANPKDGFTIGINDDVTFTSLPVGEKISLGDESTIECLFYGLGADGTVGANKNSIKIIGDKTDFYAQAYFAYDSKKSGGYTRSHLRFSKKPITSTYLVSTPHFVACSVAAYLEIYDVLAGIRKGGTFLLNSIWSAQETIKKIPNAVKRVLAQKEINFYIINATKLAREIGLGSRTNTIMQSAFFKLANIIPFEDAQKYMKELAYKSYSKKGDAIVEMNYKAIDVGADGLVKVDIDPSWANLADEVKEETIAYKGTEFVEKIAKPMNAAKGDDLPVSAFLGYEDGSFEHGTTEYEKRGVGVMVPRWIETNCIQCNQCASVCPHAVIRPFLIDEEELNNAPAGVKEHSLNAKGVKEQKLNFKIQVSPLDCTGCELCVHECPTKEKSLVMVPLGEELDHGEQENADYLFKKVSYKDNILNRENAKGVQFAQPLFEFHGACPGCGETPYITLITRLFGERMIIANATGCSSIYGGSAPSTPYRKSNKNGHGPAWGNSLFEDNAEFGLGMKIATETTRHKIEQIMNESMQEVPNALSALYKEWIANKEDSKASLELRDKLVPLLEENKQIKTVNDILELKSYLSKKSHWIFGGDGWAYDIGYGGLDHVLASGENVNILVLDTEVYSNTGGQSSKSSRTGSVAQFAAAGKPVQKKDLGQIAMTYGYIFVAQVNSNANYAQLLKAIIAAEAYDGPSLIIAYSPCIAHGIKGGLGNSGNQAELATKCGYWPTYIYDPRLEAEGKNPLTISSKEPDWDLYESFLMNEVRYNSLKKSNPEQAKELFEKNKAEAQRRYRQLKRLASADFSNEN; translated from the coding sequence ATGAGTAAAATAATGAAAACAATGGATGGTAATGAAGCAGCAGCTTATGCAGCTTATGCATTTACAGAAGTTGCCGGAATTTATCCTATTACCCCAAGTTCACCAATGGCAGATTATACTGATATATGGGCTTCTCAAGGCAAAAAAAACCTTTTTGGAGTACCGGTTAAAGTTGTAGAGATGCAAAGTGAAGCAGGAGCGGCAGGGACGGTTCATGGTTCTTTGCAAGCTGGCGCTTTAACTACTACTTATACTGCCTCTCAAGGACTTTTACTAAAAATACCAAATATGTATAAAATCGCAGGTCAGCTTTTACCTGGGGTTATTCATGTGGCAGCTAGAGCTTTGGCTTCTCAAGCATTATCTATTTTTGGAGATCATCAAGATGTTTATGCAGCAAGACAAACAGGCTTTGCTATGCTTTGCTCACATTCTGTGCAAGAAAGTATGGATTTAGCAGGTGTTGCACACTTAGCAGCTATTAAAGGTAGAGTACCTTTTATGCATTTTTTTGATGGTTTTAGAACGAGCCATGAAATTCAAAAAATCGAAGTGATGGATTATGCACATTTTGATCGTTTGCTTGACCGTGAAGCTTTATTAGAATTTAGAAATTCCTGTCTAAATCCAGAAAATCCAAAAACAAGAGGTACGGCTCAAAATGATGATATTTATTTTCAAACAAGAGAGTTAGCAAATAAATATTATGAAGCTATTCCTGACATTGTTAATGAATATATGCAAGAAATTTCAAAAATTACAGGAAGAGAATATAAGCCTTTTGTGTTTTATGGGGATAAAAATGCAACACGCATTGTAGTAGCAATGGGTTCAGTGACTGAAGCTTTAAAAGAGGTTGTAGATCATCTAAATAGTAAAGGCGAAAAAGTCGGGGTTTTAAAAGTTCATTTATATAGACCATTTAGTTTAAAATATTTATTTGATGTAATGCCTCAAAGTGTTGAAAAAATAGCTGTTTTAGATAGAACTAAAGAACCAGGAAGTTTAGGCGAGCCACTTTATTTGGATTTAAAAAGTGCATATTATGGAAAAGAAAAAGCACCTTTAATCGTTGGTGGTAGATATGGACTTTCTTCAAAAGATGTTGATCCTGCTCAACTTCTAGCGGTTTTTGAAAACCTAAATCAAGCAAATCCAAAAGATGGTTTTACCATAGGAATTAATGATGATGTGACCTTTACTTCATTGCCTGTGGGAGAAAAAATTTCTTTGGGTGATGAGAGTACTATAGAGTGCCTATTCTATGGACTTGGTGCTGATGGTACTGTAGGGGCAAACAAAAACTCTATTAAAATTATAGGGGATAAAACAGACTTTTATGCACAAGCTTATTTTGCTTATGATTCTAAAAAATCAGGTGGTTATACAAGAAGCCATTTAAGATTTTCTAAAAAACCTATCACTTCAACTTATCTAGTTTCTACGCCGCATTTTGTAGCGTGTTCAGTGGCTGCTTATTTAGAAATTTATGATGTTTTAGCAGGCATTAGAAAAGGCGGAACTTTCCTTTTAAATAGTATTTGGAGTGCGCAAGAGACTATTAAGAAGATTCCAAATGCAGTAAAAAGGGTTTTAGCGCAAAAAGAAATTAATTTTTATATTATTAATGCTACAAAACTTGCTAGAGAAATAGGACTAGGTAGTAGAACAAATACAATTATGCAATCAGCGTTTTTCAAGCTTGCTAATATCATTCCTTTTGAAGATGCGCAAAAATATATGAAAGAATTAGCTTATAAATCATATAGTAAAAAAGGTGATGCTATAGTTGAGATGAATTACAAAGCTATTGATGTGGGTGCAGATGGACTTGTAAAAGTTGATATTGATCCTTCTTGGGCAAATTTAGCTGATGAAGTTAAAGAAGAAACTATAGCCTATAAAGGCACTGAGTTTGTTGAGAAAATCGCAAAACCTATGAATGCGGCTAAGGGTGATGATTTACCAGTTTCAGCATTTTTGGGTTATGAAGATGGTAGTTTTGAGCATGGTACTACTGAGTATGAAAAAAGAGGCGTTGGTGTTATGGTGCCAAGATGGATAGAAACTAATTGTATTCAGTGTAATCAATGTGCTTCAGTGTGTCCGCATGCGGTTATTAGACCTTTCTTGATTGATGAAGAAGAATTAAACAATGCTCCAGCAGGTGTAAAAGAACATAGTTTAAATGCAAAAGGCGTAAAAGAGCAAAAATTAAATTTCAAAATTCAAGTTTCGCCACTTGATTGTACAGGTTGTGAGCTTTGTGTGCATGAGTGTCCAACTAAAGAAAAATCTTTAGTAATGGTTCCACTAGGTGAAGAGCTTGATCATGGTGAGCAAGAAAATGCAGATTATTTATTCAAAAAAGTAAGCTATAAAGATAATATCTTAAATAGAGAAAATGCAAAAGGTGTTCAATTTGCTCAACCTTTATTTGAATTCCATGGAGCATGTCCAGGATGTGGAGAAACTCCTTATATCACTTTAATCACTAGATTGTTTGGTGAAAGAATGATTATTGCTAATGCGACAGGTTGTAGTTCTATTTATGGTGGTTCAGCTCCTTCAACTCCATATAGAAAAAGTAATAAAAATGGTCATGGACCAGCTTGGGGTAATTCTTTATTTGAAGATAATGCTGAATTTGGTCTTGGTATGAAAATAGCAACTGAAACAACAAGACATAAAATTGAGCAAATCATGAATGAAAGTATGCAAGAAGTTCCTAATGCGCTTTCTGCATTATATAAAGAATGGATTGCAAATAAAGAAGATTCTAAAGCTTCTTTAGAGCTAAGAGATAAGTTAGTGCCATTGCTAGAAGAAAATAAACAGATTAAAACTGTAAATGATATTTTAGAACTGAAAAGCTATTTAAGTAAAAAATCACATTGGATTTTTGGTGGTGATGGTTGGGCTTATGATATAGGTTATGGCGGGCTTGATCATGTTTTAGCAAGTGGTGAAAATGTAAATATTTTAGTGCTTGATACTGAAGTGTATTCTAATACTGGAGGCCAAAGCTCAAAATCTTCAAGAACAGGTTCAGTAGCTCAATTTGCTGCAGCAGGTAAGCCAGTGCAGAAAAAAGATCTAGGTCAAATTGCTATGACTTATGGTTATATTTTTGTAGCTCAAGTAAATTCTAATGCAAATTATGCGCAATTGTTAAAAGCAATAATAGCAGCAGAAGCTTATGATGGACCTTCTTTGATTATTGCTTATTCTCCTTGTATAGCTCATGGTATTAAAGGTGGGCTTGGAAATTCAGGAAATCAAGCAGAACTTGCCACAAAATGTGGATATTGGCCAACTTATATTTATGATCCACGTTTAGAAGCAGAAGGTAAAAATCCTTTAACAATTTCTTCTAAAGAGCCTGATTGGGATTTATATGAAAGCTTTTTAATGAATGAAGTGCGTTATAATTCTTTGAAAAAATCAAATCCTGAGCAAGCAAAAGAATTATTTGAAAAAAACAAAGCAGAAGCACAACGCCGTTATAGACAACTTAAACGTCTAGCAAGTGCTGATTTTAGTAATGAAAATTAA